A portion of the Herpetosiphon gulosus genome contains these proteins:
- a CDS encoding S8 family serine peptidase, whose protein sequence is MERRFRPKLLFVSLLGLGLFGLLPQQPSRASSPVQSSPVQSSPVQSSPVQSSPVQSSPVQFNPYPTPMAEPILEPVQGMTAIPVSTDAILPEDLDQPYSIVGEYSGQTYIFLHTLDAQLNVGTDWFDSNQQPISYTTFLEQERAAYWASYGNFDETLVTELALKQANDYVPVMLWLSDETANKQSVITTLNSLTSQPYQFTQGQVAPTLYSALRKADLQALQWQPSIDRIYPSRSFDPQPEPLDINAIQSPLIHSALQTEYIPAFWQDENYGGGQKLALIEPGKVRPLYVDVVASQASCTNYPFDPHATAVANVMASSGALLGVASSAKIISSCISGDGQLEEALHWADTQGADVTNISLALEGSSQLGGPDRVVDYFTRSRHRLAVVASGNEGGFVATPAKAWNALSVGGFEDMNTIKWSGDEMLDVFSSDRSHHVVSAWQNPSNQAGAWEKPEVIAVGLLEMYGDGANNTEIASWAGTSVATPQVVGLVGLLLNVAPDLVSWPEAMKAIVMASSVHNLVGPLSITPNAGDLRDGAGAIVGSLARDIASSRSLSNWTSCNFSCWGAIELTDEQFPVGTTTGGKIWAAAGERVRVVVAWPARATAYYHFGMETNLNLSILSPSNQLVTSSNRVNSSFEMVDFIAPVSGSYSINVVNVASPETEHRIGIAALVYNQSLLLEIDNNLFIPIAQAN, encoded by the coding sequence GTGGAACGTCGTTTTCGACCAAAACTACTATTCGTATCTTTATTGGGATTAGGCTTGTTTGGCTTGTTGCCCCAACAACCAAGTCGGGCATCCAGTCCAGTCCAGTCCAGTCCAGTCCAGTCCAGTCCAGTCCAGTCCAGTCCAGTCCAGTCCAGTCCAGTCCAGTCCAGTCCAGTCCAATTCAACCCCTATCCAACCCCAATGGCTGAACCAATTCTTGAGCCAGTTCAGGGGATGACGGCTATTCCGGTCAGTACCGATGCGATCCTGCCAGAAGATCTGGATCAACCCTACAGCATTGTTGGCGAATATAGTGGGCAAACCTATATCTTTCTCCACACGCTGGATGCCCAATTGAATGTAGGCACTGATTGGTTTGATAGCAATCAGCAGCCCATTTCCTATACAACCTTCTTAGAACAAGAACGCGCTGCCTATTGGGCCAGTTATGGTAATTTTGATGAAACCTTGGTCACTGAACTCGCCTTGAAGCAAGCCAACGATTATGTACCTGTTATGCTCTGGCTCAGTGATGAAACCGCCAATAAACAATCGGTCATCACCACCCTCAATAGCCTGACGAGTCAACCCTATCAATTTACCCAAGGGCAGGTTGCACCAACCTTGTATTCCGCGCTGCGCAAAGCCGATCTCCAAGCCTTGCAATGGCAACCAAGTATTGATCGCATCTATCCCTCGCGCTCATTTGACCCACAGCCCGAGCCGTTAGACATTAATGCGATCCAGTCACCATTGATTCATAGCGCTCTGCAAACTGAATACATTCCAGCATTCTGGCAAGATGAGAACTATGGAGGAGGCCAGAAATTAGCACTAATTGAACCAGGCAAAGTCCGCCCCTTATATGTTGATGTTGTTGCCAGCCAAGCCTCATGTACGAATTATCCTTTTGACCCGCATGCGACAGCCGTTGCCAATGTGATGGCCAGCAGTGGTGCGCTCCTTGGAGTTGCTTCATCTGCCAAGATTATCTCTAGTTGTATTAGTGGTGATGGGCAATTAGAGGAGGCCTTGCATTGGGCCGATACACAAGGTGCAGATGTTACCAATATCAGCCTTGCCCTAGAAGGTTCTTCCCAATTAGGCGGGCCAGATCGGGTTGTTGATTACTTTACCCGCAGTCGTCATCGACTAGCCGTGGTTGCATCAGGAAATGAAGGCGGGTTTGTTGCCACACCCGCTAAAGCATGGAATGCCTTATCGGTTGGTGGCTTTGAGGATATGAACACCATCAAATGGTCGGGCGATGAAATGCTCGATGTTTTTTCATCAGATAGGAGCCACCATGTTGTTTCCGCATGGCAGAATCCATCGAATCAAGCAGGAGCGTGGGAAAAACCTGAGGTAATAGCAGTAGGCCTCTTAGAAATGTACGGGGATGGGGCAAATAATACTGAAATCGCATCGTGGGCAGGCACAAGTGTCGCTACTCCGCAAGTAGTTGGATTAGTTGGGTTACTTTTGAATGTTGCGCCCGACTTAGTAAGCTGGCCCGAGGCCATGAAGGCGATCGTTATGGCTTCATCGGTTCATAATCTTGTTGGACCTCTCTCAATTACGCCCAATGCAGGCGACTTGCGCGATGGAGCAGGGGCAATTGTGGGATCTTTAGCCCGCGATATTGCCAGCAGTCGTAGTTTGAGCAATTGGACGAGTTGTAACTTTTCATGTTGGGGGGCGATCGAACTAACTGACGAACAATTTCCAGTAGGCACAACCACTGGGGGTAAAATCTGGGCCGCCGCAGGCGAACGGGTGCGGGTGGTAGTCGCTTGGCCTGCCCGCGCAACGGCATATTATCATTTTGGAATGGAAACAAATTTAAATTTATCGATCCTAAGTCCAAGTAACCAGCTGGTGACAAGTTCAAATCGCGTTAATAGTAGCTTTGAGATGGTTGATTTCATCGCACCTGTCAGCGGCAGTTATTCGATTAATGTAGTCAACGTGGCCAGCCCAGAAACCGAGCATCGGATCGGGATCGCGGCGCTTGTTTATAATCAAAGCTTGTTACTCGAAATTGACAACAACCTTTTTATCCCCATCGCCCAAGCTAATTAA
- a CDS encoding response regulator yields the protein MDSYERRSRFVHRFATPLTTLNAGLALLERYLAESNANSAQIAEVMGLLNRSATRLGSAIDVLQEYMFDHPTGIQVIIPDEVLAQRPQHPVQTPTEKPNLALPKYPPDIDTSKPCVLLIEDSQTYRAVVSARLTQSGYNVVTAPDGMAGLDLARAYQPVAIILDLMLPHLNGEQVAFVLGEDPETKHIPIIIYTGLEAKQTEKLELDPRLQIIRKDEALDRLPIMVSELVIKSRKKTIAELLVIEDDQEIQQVVSQGLSNAGYSITVTTSGEEGLRLAMRQPFDLIMLDLMLPDIDGWTVLRQLRERTQTATTPLMLVSALGKPEEKVRGFQLGADDYITKPFDWNELLARISASLRRREVEGNANPSTMLPGNRAIERAIAARLDRKQPFVVGYCDLDHFKAYNDQYGFLKGDAIIHQTARIITGAVERSGAAGDFVGHIGGDDFVFLAHPDNVVAICESIIREFDQLAPLYYDIESRQRGFIRQNDREGNPKQFPFVSISIGVVSSLNHQITHFAEFGDLAADVKKRAKAHKGSVYLIETGDKATVNAAG from the coding sequence ATGGATAGCTACGAACGCCGTTCTCGTTTTGTTCACCGCTTTGCAACACCCCTCACCACATTGAACGCGGGGTTGGCGTTGCTTGAGCGTTATTTAGCTGAAAGTAATGCCAACTCGGCCCAAATTGCTGAGGTGATGGGCTTGCTCAATCGCTCGGCTACCCGCTTGGGCAGCGCGATTGATGTGCTGCAAGAATATATGTTTGATCACCCAACCGGCATTCAGGTGATTATTCCTGACGAGGTGCTGGCCCAGCGCCCACAGCATCCAGTTCAAACGCCTACCGAAAAGCCCAATTTAGCCTTGCCCAAATATCCCCCCGATATCGACACCAGCAAACCATGCGTGTTGCTGATCGAAGATTCGCAGACCTATCGCGCGGTGGTTTCCGCTCGTTTAACCCAATCGGGCTATAACGTGGTGACCGCTCCCGATGGTATGGCTGGCTTAGATTTGGCGCGGGCTTATCAACCAGTGGCGATTATTCTCGACCTGATGTTGCCGCATCTCAATGGCGAGCAAGTGGCCTTTGTATTGGGCGAAGACCCTGAAACCAAGCATATTCCAATTATCATTTATACAGGTTTAGAGGCCAAGCAAACCGAAAAACTAGAGCTTGACCCACGCCTGCAAATTATTCGCAAAGACGAAGCCTTAGATCGTTTGCCGATCATGGTTAGCGAATTGGTGATCAAAAGTCGCAAGAAAACCATCGCCGAGCTTTTGGTGATCGAAGATGATCAAGAGATTCAGCAAGTGGTCAGCCAAGGCTTATCCAACGCTGGTTATTCGATCACGGTCACGACCAGCGGCGAAGAAGGCTTGCGCCTAGCCATGCGCCAGCCCTTCGATCTGATTATGCTCGATTTGATGTTGCCCGATATTGATGGCTGGACAGTGTTGCGCCAGTTGCGCGAACGCACTCAAACCGCTACTACGCCGTTGATGTTGGTGTCGGCACTGGGCAAGCCCGAAGAAAAAGTGCGTGGCTTTCAGCTGGGCGCAGACGATTATATTACCAAGCCCTTCGATTGGAACGAATTGCTAGCGCGAATCAGTGCTTCGCTGCGTCGCCGCGAAGTCGAAGGCAACGCCAACCCATCGACGATGCTGCCTGGTAATCGGGCGATCGAACGAGCGATTGCTGCTCGGCTTGATCGCAAGCAGCCGTTTGTGGTTGGTTACTGCGACCTTGACCACTTCAAAGCCTACAACGATCAATATGGCTTTCTCAAAGGCGATGCGATTATCCACCAAACTGCGCGGATTATCACCGGAGCGGTAGAACGGTCGGGGGCGGCTGGCGATTTTGTCGGCCACATTGGCGGCGATGATTTTGTATTTCTAGCCCATCCCGATAATGTTGTGGCGATTTGCGAATCGATTATTCGCGAGTTTGATCAGCTTGCACCATTGTATTACGACATTGAATCGCGCCAACGCGGCTTTATTCGCCAAAACGACCGCGAGGGCAATCCCAAGCAATTTCCGTTTGTGAGCATTTCGATCGGGGTAGTTTCGAGCCTCAACCACCAGATTACCCACTTTGCCGAGTTTGGCGATTTGGCCGCCGATGTCAAGAAACGCGCCAAAGCCCACAAAGGCAGCGTCTATCTGATTGAAACTGGCGACAAGGCCACGGTCAACGCCGCAGGCTAA
- a CDS encoding histidine kinase N-terminal 7TM domain-containing protein: MVAAFSWTNFLLAANDLTLAAIVVVGFSLFAYIALHNWRNGVARSFSLLIVGLMIVLGGAILQRQAQTEATRHVLWRIQWAGISLVPAAYYHFAESLLRSTGDPRMWTRVLLPLFYTFSVGFWLVALTSNILVIDVPSQPYVGFGKGPLFWFFISYFITVCLLGVWCIRQAHRRSITPANRRRLWYLSTSFLAPFLGVFPYLIIAANTKGVPSWLSLMLLGASTTGVGVMMTLMTYSVAFHGVIVPDRLVKYNFLRYVLYGPFVGVALIICLQLVEPISAATGLPRATITIFGVMLMTVMMPIFIGRIRPTVDTLIYRQDSDEVRWMRRFEERAFTRQDLRQLLENTLVAVCGSLRVESGFVLAPNDEHFTVQASCGPRRTIKQFLNVHNINELLQNLPHLAFSNDRIPEVEDFSIRDGFCLLPLYNSQQELLGAIGIGCRPEQLTIPTRQLIATLAHQMELALTHMQLQQNLFSSLRGLAPQSASLLQLTSEIETPATGMADAMADVALHPEFPQLVKDALSHYWGGPKLSDSPLLDLRTVRQLLDTQGGSPTRALQGVLRQAIENIRPEDQLDPTAPEWMIYNILELRFLKGLRIREIIDKLAMSESDFYRKQRVAVEEVARQLALMEDQGDRPSGSVERQRP; the protein is encoded by the coding sequence ATGGTGGCGGCGTTTTCGTGGACTAATTTTTTGCTTGCAGCCAATGACCTAACGCTGGCAGCAATTGTGGTCGTAGGGTTTTCATTATTTGCCTATATTGCGCTGCACAATTGGCGCAATGGGGTAGCTCGTTCGTTTTCTTTGCTGATTGTTGGCTTGATGATTGTGCTTGGGGGCGCAATTCTCCAACGTCAAGCGCAAACCGAAGCTACTCGCCATGTGCTTTGGCGCATTCAATGGGCAGGTATTAGCCTTGTGCCTGCGGCCTATTACCATTTTGCCGAATCTCTGCTTCGTAGCACGGGTGATCCACGTATGTGGACGCGAGTGCTGTTACCTTTATTCTATACATTTAGCGTTGGCTTTTGGCTGGTCGCACTGACGAGTAACATTTTGGTGATTGATGTGCCAAGTCAGCCGTATGTTGGTTTTGGCAAAGGGCCATTGTTTTGGTTCTTCATTAGCTATTTCATCACCGTGTGTTTGCTTGGGGTTTGGTGCATTCGCCAAGCCCATCGACGCTCGATTACCCCAGCCAATCGGCGGCGCTTATGGTATTTAAGTACTTCTTTTTTAGCTCCATTTCTGGGTGTATTTCCCTATTTGATTATCGCCGCCAATACTAAGGGCGTGCCATCTTGGCTTTCGTTGATGCTACTAGGCGCAAGCACCACCGGCGTGGGAGTAATGATGACCCTCATGACCTATAGCGTGGCTTTCCATGGGGTGATTGTGCCAGATCGTTTGGTTAAGTATAATTTCTTACGTTATGTATTATATGGGCCATTCGTTGGCGTAGCCTTGATTATTTGTTTGCAATTGGTTGAGCCGATCAGTGCCGCTACAGGTTTGCCCCGGGCAACAATCACGATTTTTGGGGTGATGTTGATGACGGTGATGATGCCAATTTTTATTGGGCGAATTCGACCAACCGTCGATACCCTGATTTATCGCCAAGATAGTGATGAAGTACGCTGGATGCGACGCTTCGAGGAGCGAGCCTTCACTCGCCAAGATTTACGCCAATTGCTCGAAAATACCTTGGTGGCAGTTTGTGGCTCGTTGCGGGTTGAATCAGGCTTTGTGCTGGCTCCCAATGATGAGCATTTTACCGTCCAAGCGTCGTGTGGCCCGCGCCGCACCATCAAGCAATTTTTGAATGTTCATAATATCAACGAGCTATTGCAAAATTTGCCCCACTTGGCTTTCAGTAACGATCGTATTCCCGAAGTTGAGGATTTTAGCATTCGCGATGGCTTTTGTTTATTGCCACTGTACAATAGCCAGCAGGAATTATTGGGTGCAATTGGGATTGGTTGTCGGCCAGAACAACTGACCATCCCCACGCGCCAGTTGATTGCAACCTTGGCGCATCAAATGGAATTGGCGCTGACCCATATGCAATTGCAGCAAAATCTATTTAGCTCGTTGCGTGGGCTAGCCCCACAAAGCGCTTCGCTGTTACAATTAACCAGTGAAATCGAAACACCAGCTACCGGAATGGCCGATGCGATGGCTGATGTGGCCTTGCATCCTGAGTTTCCACAGCTGGTCAAGGATGCACTTTCACATTATTGGGGTGGCCCAAAACTGAGCGATAGCCCATTGCTCGATTTGCGCACAGTACGCCAATTGCTCGATACGCAGGGTGGCAGCCCAACGCGGGCTTTGCAAGGCGTGTTGCGCCAAGCGATCGAAAACATTCGGCCTGAAGATCAACTTGATCCAACGGCTCCCGAATGGATGATTTACAATATTTTAGAATTACGCTTTCTCAAAGGCTTACGGATACGCGAGATTATAGATAAGCTCGCAATGAGCGAATCGGATTTTTATCGAAAACAACGGGTGGCGGTGGAAGAAGTGGCCCGTCAGTTGGCGCTGATGGAAGACCAAGGCGATCGCCCTTCCGGCTCGGTTGAGCGACAACGTCCCTAA
- a CDS encoding NUDIX domain-containing protein, with translation MGREDQGINNNLHRWQTIPRTLCFVIFGSGAERQVLLLRGAPTKRVWPNRLNGVGGHIERNEDFLSATLREVHEETGLTVAQPRLAGIVHIDSGADVGIVMAVWTAEASNQNIVSSVEGALEWHSAAQLPTSDLVDDLAILLPKVLSMQPHDPPFFAHYSYDEQNQLRIAWQA, from the coding sequence ATGGGGCGCGAAGATCAGGGCATTAACAACAATCTGCATCGTTGGCAGACAATTCCACGCACGCTATGTTTTGTGATCTTTGGCAGCGGAGCCGAACGCCAAGTGTTACTGTTGCGCGGCGCACCAACCAAACGCGTTTGGCCCAATCGCTTAAATGGCGTGGGCGGCCATATCGAACGCAACGAGGATTTTCTCAGCGCAACCTTGCGTGAAGTCCACGAAGAAACTGGCTTGACCGTGGCGCAACCGCGTTTGGCTGGCATTGTGCATATCGATAGCGGCGCTGATGTAGGAATTGTGATGGCGGTGTGGACTGCCGAGGCCAGCAACCAAAACATTGTGTCAAGCGTCGAAGGCGCATTAGAATGGCACTCGGCTGCGCAATTACCAACTAGCGATCTCGTTGATGATTTGGCGATTCTATTGCCCAAAGTGCTGAGCATGCAACCACATGATCCACCATTTTTCGCCCACTATTCTTACGACGAACAGAATCAACTGCGGATTGCTTGGCAAGCTTAA
- a CDS encoding serine/threonine-protein kinase translates to MAILDKLLSRSDDADNLKGVEFKVGDIIDQRYLVRNVRKGFMGLVYIARDLRSEQTVAMKTFQAKFTWVDSAIANFTREAEVWMRLGSHPNIVEATRIVTIAGRPHIVMEFVPGVSLREMMRRGRLRFKHIVDFAIQICWGMQYAYDRCNLIHRDLKPDNVMVTPEGIAKVTDFGLAQGASVSTKVRWGHDSQHNESKIVTHASDLFGGSQPYMSPEQRAPGTPLGTTSDIYAMGVMLYEMMIGDLPFKAPTVAELTHLHCNVPPPTPSEVRPDLRRGCDHVILRCLAKKANDRYQSFDELEHDLQWLRKYHLGEELARPTVSISLETQAADLNAKGIVHMSLHEYSAAVKCFRQATELESGRATYWLNLGMSQVALLAYNDALKSYEHALTLHPSRDEEVRLHWLAGESHEYLYQLREALEDYDAALNLDKKERRAWLGRGRVYSALALPKEAFQAYEYASKLDPNDPITWRSMGYASLELNQAKQALYYFDQALKVNPRDAQSWCGKGQAFLDLKKNNDALQAYEKAYKLDANLAEAVMGLAKVRGTGAIPR, encoded by the coding sequence GTGGCCATTCTCGATAAGCTCCTCTCGCGCTCTGATGATGCCGATAATTTAAAGGGCGTTGAGTTTAAGGTTGGCGATATTATCGACCAACGCTATTTGGTGCGCAATGTGCGCAAAGGGTTTATGGGCTTAGTCTACATCGCCCGCGATTTGCGTTCGGAGCAAACCGTGGCGATGAAAACGTTTCAAGCCAAATTTACATGGGTCGATAGCGCAATTGCTAATTTTACCCGTGAGGCCGAAGTTTGGATGCGGCTCGGTTCGCACCCAAATATTGTCGAAGCAACCAGAATTGTGACCATCGCAGGCCGTCCGCATATCGTTATGGAGTTTGTGCCAGGGGTTTCGCTGCGCGAGATGATGCGCCGTGGCCGTTTGCGCTTCAAGCACATTGTCGATTTTGCCATCCAAATTTGTTGGGGCATGCAATATGCCTACGATCGTTGTAATTTGATTCACCGCGATCTCAAGCCCGATAATGTGATGGTTACGCCCGAAGGCATCGCCAAAGTCACCGATTTTGGCTTGGCTCAAGGTGCAAGTGTTTCAACCAAAGTCCGTTGGGGCCACGATTCGCAGCATAATGAATCCAAAATTGTGACCCACGCCAGCGATTTGTTTGGCGGCTCGCAGCCCTATATGTCGCCAGAACAACGTGCACCAGGCACGCCGCTGGGCACAACCAGCGATATTTATGCCATGGGCGTGATGCTGTATGAGATGATGATCGGCGATTTGCCCTTCAAAGCACCGACTGTGGCTGAATTGACCCATCTGCATTGTAATGTGCCACCGCCAACGCCCTCGGAAGTTCGGCCTGATTTGCGGCGCGGCTGTGATCATGTGATTTTGCGCTGTTTGGCCAAAAAAGCCAACGATCGCTATCAATCGTTCGATGAGCTAGAACACGATTTGCAATGGCTGCGCAAATATCACCTTGGCGAAGAATTAGCCCGACCAACGGTTTCAATCAGCCTCGAAACCCAAGCCGCCGATTTGAACGCCAAGGGGATTGTGCATATGTCGCTGCACGAATATAGTGCGGCGGTCAAGTGTTTTCGCCAAGCAACCGAGCTTGAAAGCGGTCGTGCAACCTATTGGCTCAATTTGGGCATGTCCCAAGTCGCTTTGTTGGCCTACAACGATGCGCTTAAAAGCTATGAGCATGCCTTGACTTTGCACCCAAGTCGCGATGAAGAAGTGCGCTTGCACTGGCTTGCTGGCGAATCGCACGAATATCTGTATCAATTGCGCGAAGCCTTGGAAGATTATGATGCAGCCTTAAACTTGGATAAAAAAGAGCGGCGGGCTTGGCTAGGTCGTGGTCGCGTCTATAGTGCCTTGGCCTTGCCCAAAGAGGCCTTTCAAGCCTACGAATACGCTTCCAAGCTCGACCCGAATGATCCGATTACCTGGCGCAGTATGGGCTATGCCTCGTTGGAATTAAACCAAGCCAAGCAAGCCTTGTACTATTTCGATCAAGCTTTGAAGGTCAACCCACGCGATGCCCAATCGTGGTGTGGCAAAGGCCAGGCCTTCCTTGATCTCAAGAAGAACAACGATGCCTTGCAAGCCTACGAAAAAGCCTATAAACTCGACGCGAATTTAGCAGAAGCCGTGATGGGCTTAGCCAAAGTGCGTGGCACTGGGGCAATACCGAGGTAG
- a CDS encoding NUDIX domain-containing protein, whose protein sequence is MTKIHPPSHRVAAFAIIFSSNGAVLLSRRAESGWWNLPGGGVEAHESVSEGIIREVREETGLEVAVTRLVGVYSKPQKHEVVLTFECHVLGGELQITEESSEHQWFAPDQLPTEHFLPKHRERVLDALSNQPAAILRDQRSPSVGDHQSNHNQ, encoded by the coding sequence ATGACCAAGATCCATCCACCGAGCCATCGGGTTGCGGCATTTGCCATTATTTTTAGTTCCAATGGCGCAGTGTTGCTTTCACGACGGGCTGAGAGCGGCTGGTGGAATTTGCCAGGTGGTGGTGTTGAAGCCCACGAAAGTGTCAGCGAAGGCATTATTCGTGAGGTGCGCGAAGAAACAGGCCTAGAAGTTGCGGTAACTCGGCTGGTTGGGGTCTATTCCAAACCCCAAAAGCATGAGGTGGTGCTAACCTTCGAATGTCATGTGCTTGGCGGCGAGTTGCAAATAACTGAGGAATCATCGGAACATCAGTGGTTTGCGCCCGATCAGCTACCAACCGAGCATTTTCTGCCAAAACATCGTGAGCGGGTGCTTGATGCCTTGAGCAATCAGCCAGCAGCGATTCTCCGTGATCAACGTTCACCCTCAGTCGGCGACCATCAATCCAATCACAATCAATGA
- a CDS encoding glycosyltransferase family 2 protein: MTIDAAIIVVTYNHARYIGDCLNSLLALDPAPSELVVVDNASRDATAKIVKHQFPQVRFVQTGANLGFAGGCNQGARLTSAEYIVLANPDLIVQPDWLEHLVAPLERWPSVGAVGGKLLYRDGTTIQHAGGVLRLPWGLGHHRGVGEHDHGQYNALETVDYVTGAAFACRRSTWDVLDGLDEQFYPAYYEEVDFCTRLRRASLDVLYTPRAVATHIEGSSVGHRSAVYLQLYHFNRLRYLFKYFNNTWLMRTWLPAEMGHIRACASDDEIQALKIAYLAYQSAFLNHESQPVISELDIFPDETADGGETELQWIERQLRAKVKVEPAPIPARQRWLGAIRNGLLRLATRDFVVPIVQAQNDANAALLESIQALSRQRRAADATILLQGMLLAKSLDQQPKA, from the coding sequence GTGACGATTGATGCTGCAATTATTGTTGTGACCTACAACCACGCTCGCTATATTGGCGATTGCCTCAACTCGTTGTTGGCGCTTGATCCTGCGCCCAGCGAATTGGTGGTGGTTGACAATGCCTCGCGTGATGCAACGGCCAAGATCGTCAAACATCAATTTCCTCAAGTGCGCTTTGTGCAAACCGGAGCCAATTTGGGCTTTGCAGGCGGCTGCAACCAAGGCGCTAGATTGACCTCCGCTGAATATATTGTGTTGGCCAACCCCGATTTGATAGTGCAGCCCGACTGGCTTGAGCATCTGGTCGCGCCGTTGGAGCGTTGGCCGAGCGTTGGCGCGGTTGGCGGCAAATTATTGTATCGCGATGGCACAACAATTCAACATGCAGGCGGAGTTTTACGCTTGCCTTGGGGCTTGGGCCATCATCGAGGGGTTGGCGAGCATGATCATGGCCAATACAATGCGCTTGAAACTGTCGATTATGTAACTGGTGCAGCTTTTGCTTGTCGGCGTAGCACTTGGGATGTGCTCGATGGCCTTGATGAGCAATTTTACCCGGCCTATTACGAAGAAGTTGATTTTTGCACTCGCCTACGTCGCGCCAGCCTTGATGTACTGTACACGCCACGGGCAGTTGCAACGCATATCGAAGGCTCCAGCGTGGGCCATCGCAGCGCTGTCTATTTACAACTGTATCATTTTAATCGGCTGCGCTACCTTTTTAAATACTTCAACAATACTTGGCTGATGCGCACATGGCTGCCTGCCGAGATGGGCCATATTCGGGCTTGTGCTAGCGACGATGAAATTCAAGCCCTGAAAATTGCCTATTTGGCCTATCAATCGGCCTTTTTAAACCATGAATCACAGCCAGTTATCAGCGAACTGGATATTTTTCCTGATGAGACCGCCGATGGTGGCGAAACCGAATTACAATGGATTGAACGCCAACTTCGTGCTAAAGTGAAGGTCGAACCAGCGCCGATTCCAGCACGGCAACGGTGGTTGGGGGCGATTCGCAACGGCCTATTACGCTTGGCCACCCGTGATTTTGTTGTGCCGATTGTACAAGCGCAAAATGATGCTAATGCCGCCTTGTTAGAATCGATTCAAGCATTGAGCCGCCAACGCCGTGCAGCCGATGCGACAATCCTACTACAAGGCATGTTATTAGCCAAAAGTTTGGATCAACAACCAAAGGCCTAA
- the mvk gene encoding mevalonate kinase codes for MNSAPGKLILAGEHAVVYGQPALAMPIAALRASVAAELAPRGAGMTVHAPDLGLVWRLRATAPLSDLAQRTLDYLQLPEPDLRLTISSSIPIASGMGSGAAVGAALVRALAEQAGQQLSAQVISDLVYQSEKAFHGTPSGIDNTVVAYEQPILFQRQTQGEPLIAPLAVGDQWHFVVADSGIASETKAVVGDLRQRWLAAPEPYNRQFVAVGNLVRQIQVALAGNDAELFGHLLSQNHQLLQMLGVSAEKLDYLVQTALAAGAWGAKMSGAGWGGIMLALVPAERASHVQQQLQAAGAVQTWQTSLLPTYSKR; via the coding sequence ATGAATAGTGCGCCTGGAAAACTTATTTTAGCTGGCGAACATGCCGTGGTTTATGGTCAGCCAGCTTTGGCGATGCCGATTGCCGCCTTACGTGCTAGCGTCGCCGCCGAACTAGCCCCACGCGGCGCGGGCATGACTGTGCATGCGCCAGATTTAGGCTTGGTTTGGCGTTTGCGGGCCACTGCACCGCTCAGCGATTTGGCCCAACGTACCTTAGATTATTTACAATTGCCAGAACCAGATTTACGCTTGACCATTAGTTCTAGTATTCCGATTGCTAGCGGGATGGGCAGCGGGGCAGCGGTTGGCGCAGCTTTAGTACGCGCTTTGGCCGAACAGGCAGGCCAACAACTTTCGGCGCAAGTTATTTCAGATCTGGTTTATCAGAGCGAAAAAGCCTTTCATGGTACTCCCTCAGGCATTGATAACACCGTTGTAGCCTACGAACAACCAATCTTGTTTCAACGCCAGACCCAAGGCGAACCGCTGATTGCGCCGTTAGCAGTCGGCGATCAATGGCATTTTGTGGTGGCTGATAGCGGCATTGCCAGCGAAACCAAAGCCGTGGTTGGCGATTTACGCCAGCGCTGGTTGGCTGCTCCAGAGCCATATAATCGCCAATTTGTGGCGGTTGGCAATTTGGTACGCCAGATTCAAGTGGCCTTAGCAGGCAATGATGCCGAACTATTTGGCCACTTGCTGAGCCAAAATCACCAACTACTGCAAATGCTGGGCGTTTCAGCCGAAAAACTTGATTATTTGGTGCAAACGGCTTTGGCGGCTGGGGCGTGGGGAGCCAAAATGTCGGGGGCTGGCTGGGGTGGAATTATGCTAGCACTGGTTCCGGCTGAACGTGCCAGCCATGTTCAACAACAACTGCAAGCGGCTGGCGCTGTGCAAACCTGGCAAACCAGCCTGCTACCAACGTATTCAAAGCGATGA